The following proteins come from a genomic window of Trifolium pratense cultivar HEN17-A07 linkage group LG4, ARS_RC_1.1, whole genome shotgun sequence:
- the LOC123919675 gene encoding protein starmaker-like gives MYNGIGLQTPRGSGTNGYIQSNKFFVKPRTSKVAENMKGFEGDQGTAGVSRKANKEILEHDRKRQIQLKLVILEDKLIDQGYTDAEIAEKLEEARNSLEAAADENDSNLDKVSDTQTHQIAARKERQMETLKAALGIVSSEANELNAEGNDEGPDNEGKDVSFADAKHILKPEHSFLDRDFSRKKQLEVIQKEETTKKKGVKDTKHHKKGGTLKKKYKDDSSDSDSSTDDEKTGRRKHSRVDTDSSDRADSDSDAKRKVKAKKKQKTSKHHKKGRVEDSDDTDFSSDTDDSIRARKSNKKPEKGSKRHDSYGDSDHHEVLPRHKTKEVEGHMKMSKRYDSEEESDADSGEKKSSRDGEDHRETKIRRIEDDRTGRKTLRNEDDYEERKHLRDEGRHREAQSKRDGDGRKERKKSRDEDDRKERKNSRDEDDRRERKNSRDEDDRKERKSSRDEDVRGERKHRGDDDYPGERKRRRDDDDHGERRHYRRDDDDRGERRHRRE, from the exons ATGTATAACGGAATAGGGTTACAAACTCCAAGAGGGTCTGGTACCAATGGCTACATTCAGAGCAACAAGTTCTTCGTCAAGCCGAGAACTTCCAAGGTTGCTGAGAATATGAAGGGCTTTGAAGGAGATCAGGGTACTGCTGGTGTTTCCAGAAAGGCTAACAAAGAGATTCTTGAGCATGATCGTAAGCGTCAGATTCAACTCAAACTTGTTATTCTTGAAGACAAGTTAATTGATCAGGGTTATACTGATGCTGAGATCGCTGAGAAACTCGAGGAGGCTCGCAATAGCTTGGAGGCTGCAGCTGACGAAAATGATTCTAATTTGGACAA GGTTTCTGATACACAGACTCATCAAATTGCTGCTAGAAAGGAAAGGCAGATGGAAACATTGAAAGCTGCTCTTGGCATAGTTTCATCTGAAGCTAATGAATTAAATGCAGAAGGGAATGATGAGGGGCCTGACAATGAAGGGAAAGATGTTTCTTTTGCTGATGCAAAACATATTCTGAAACCTGAACATTCCTTTTTGGACAGAGATTTCAGTCGGAAGAAACAACTGGAGGTAATTCAAAAAGAAGAAACTACTAAGAAAAAGGGTGTTAAAGACACAAAGCACCACAAGAAGGGTGGGACTCTCAAGAAAAAGTACAAGGATGATTCATCCGATTCAGATAGCAGTACGGATGATGAGAAGACAGGTAGAAGGAAGCACAGTAGGGTTGATACTGACAGTAGTGATCGAGCTGATTCTGATAGTGATGCTAAGAGGAAGGTCAAGGccaaaaagaagcaaaagacaTCTAAGCACCACAAGAAAGGCAGGGTGGAGGACAGTGATGATACTGATTTTAGTTCTGATACTGATGACAGCATCCGTGCaagaaaaagtaataaaaaaccAGAAAAGGGTAGTAAGAGGCATGATTCATATGGTGATTCTGATCATCATGAAGTCTTACCTAGGCATAAGACTAAAGAAGTGGAGGGACATATGAAGATGAGCAAACGTTATGATTCCGAAGAGGAATCTGATGCTGATAGTGGAGAGAAAAAGAGCTCTAGAGATGGGGAGGATCATAGAGAAACAAAGATCAGAAGGATTGAGGATGATCGCACGGGAAGAAAGACCTTGAGGAATGAAGATGATTATGAAGAAAGAAAGCACTTAAGGGATGAGGGTCGTCATAGAGAAGCACAAAGCAAAAGGGATGGGGATGGTcgcaaagaaagaaagaagtcAAGGGATGAGGATGATcgcaaagaaagaaagaactcGAGGGATGAGGATGATCGCAGAGAAAGAAAGAACTCGAGGGATGAGGATGATcgcaaagaaagaaagagctCAAGGGATGAGGATGTTCGTGGGGAAAGAAAGCACAGAGGGGATGATGATTATCCTGGAGAAAGAAAGCGCAGAAGGGATGATGATGATCATGGAGAAAGAAGGCATTATCGAAGGGATGATGATGATCGTGGAGAAAGAAGGCACAGAAGGGAGTAG
- the LOC123922934 gene encoding protein arginine N-methyltransferase 1.5-like, with product MLFYRLRFYIANELIRTNNWSSFVYIVSSDVRDWKAPERADILVSDLLGSFGDNELSPESLDGAQRFLKKDGISIPSSYTSFLQPLTASKLYKDAKEIKEILHSESACVVNMYNVDRLAPSQEVFTFTHPKSFVGESNQRYQKLCFMIPNDTGSAMVHGFAGYFNATLYKDVFLRTESSTATSKLKTWY from the exons ATGTTATTTTATCGTTTACGTTTTTACATTGCTAAT GAACTGATTAGGACAAACAACTGGTCTAGTTTTGTTTACATAGTCTCAAGTGATGTGCGTGACTGGAAGGCCCCTGAAAGAGCTGACATATTG GTTAGTGATTTGTTAGGTTCTTTTGGTGACAATGAGCTGTCTCCTGAAAGCCTTGATGGCGCCCAGAGGTTCCTAAAGAAAGATGGAATTTCAATACCATCTTC GTACACAAGTTTCCTCCAACCATTGACAGCTTCAAAGTTATATAAAGAT GCTaaggaaataaaagaaattttacaTTCAGAATCTGCTTGTGTTGTGAATATGTACAATGTGGACCGGCTTGCACCATCTCAGGAG gtttttacCTTTACTCATCCAAAGTCCTTTGTTGGAGAAAGCAATCAGCGGTATCAGAAGTTGTGTTTCATGATACCTAATGACACTGGGTCAGCAATGGTTCATG GATTTGCTGGATATTTTAATGCGACACTTTATAAGGATGTGTTTCTTAGAACTGAATCGTCAACTGCGACGTCAAAGttgaaaacttggtattga